Proteins found in one Pelobacter seleniigenes DSM 18267 genomic segment:
- a CDS encoding sigma-54-dependent Fis family transcriptional regulator: MSIAPFRIGVFTSNSSMIEHIKRHATYDDEVDIVIATQGLEDAIPVAKTMEKEGVEIILGRRGTAHILRENLHIPVLAFPQSDMNLILRLKEASMLGKKIVFPIFRSKLDHLDSLCELLNINAMQKIYTGLESLEEVIANSQKQGFEVVVGGPHSVEIAKAHGLKTTEIQSSQETIITTIEDAKSVVHSQRLEHERYLKYKTIFNSTAEGIISVDKGGEVSMINAAALDLLEISESDALGIKISKIISSPQLLRAMNEKRNIKDNIEEIGGKHLVFSHTPVLIGSAVVGGVSTFTDTSNLIKTESKVRKRLSKGFTANYGIDDLIHCSKEMRDVINRVRLVARADSAILINGETGTGKEIVAHSIHTLSKRNRQPFVSINCAAIPEHLLESELFGYDEGAFTGSRKGGKPGLFELAHNGSIFLDEISAAADTVQTRLLRVLQEREVMRIGSDQVIPIDVRVIAAANKDMASATLNGSFREDLYFRISALSIKLPPLRERSMDIPLLLKHFMQDAEAKYKLSPLTVPNSYLNLLVNHPWPGNIRQLKNFSERLVLLSDAKFNPALFDELFEELEEYYQKSRPVIRARNIETDPSEDFKEKIINQRNRTETDIIMAALEESRYNRNETAKILGISRGTLWRKMKNLGLLEKENSRG, translated from the coding sequence ATGAGTATCGCACCGTTTAGAATTGGCGTTTTTACTTCGAACAGTTCGATGATTGAGCATATAAAACGCCATGCAACTTATGACGATGAAGTTGATATTGTGATTGCCACCCAAGGTCTTGAAGATGCGATCCCTGTTGCCAAGACCATGGAGAAGGAAGGGGTTGAAATTATTCTTGGTCGTCGGGGGACAGCTCATATCCTTAGAGAAAATTTGCATATTCCGGTTCTGGCGTTTCCTCAATCAGACATGAACCTGATTCTACGGTTAAAGGAAGCGTCAATGCTTGGAAAGAAAATCGTTTTCCCAATTTTTAGAAGCAAACTTGACCACTTGGACTCGCTTTGCGAGTTATTGAACATAAATGCTATGCAAAAAATTTATACCGGACTTGAGAGTCTGGAAGAGGTCATTGCCAATTCGCAAAAACAAGGATTCGAGGTTGTTGTCGGGGGACCACATTCTGTAGAAATAGCTAAGGCTCACGGTTTGAAAACAACAGAAATTCAAAGTTCTCAAGAGACCATTATTACAACCATAGAAGATGCCAAATCCGTTGTGCATTCCCAACGATTAGAGCATGAAAGATATTTGAAATATAAAACTATTTTTAATTCGACGGCGGAGGGAATCATCTCTGTCGACAAGGGCGGGGAAGTCTCCATGATCAATGCCGCGGCATTAGACCTGCTGGAGATCAGCGAATCCGATGCGCTGGGCATCAAAATCTCCAAGATCATCAGTTCGCCACAACTTTTACGTGCGATGAACGAGAAGCGAAACATAAAAGACAATATTGAAGAGATCGGCGGTAAACATCTTGTTTTTAGCCATACGCCCGTTTTGATAGGCAGTGCAGTGGTTGGTGGCGTGTCGACCTTTACTGACACCAGCAACTTGATCAAAACAGAAAGTAAAGTCAGGAAAAGACTCTCGAAAGGATTCACGGCCAACTATGGTATTGACGATCTTATTCACTGCAGTAAAGAAATGAGAGACGTCATCAACCGGGTTCGGTTGGTTGCGCGAGCGGATTCAGCCATTCTGATCAATGGCGAAACGGGAACCGGCAAAGAGATCGTTGCCCATAGCATCCATACTCTTAGTAAACGCAATAGGCAGCCGTTCGTATCGATCAATTGTGCGGCTATCCCGGAGCATTTACTGGAGAGTGAATTGTTTGGCTACGATGAAGGAGCCTTTACGGGGTCTCGGAAAGGCGGAAAGCCAGGGTTATTTGAGCTTGCTCATAATGGCAGTATTTTTCTTGATGAAATTTCAGCTGCAGCGGATACCGTTCAGACAAGGCTGTTAAGAGTTTTGCAGGAACGTGAAGTTATGCGGATCGGTTCCGATCAGGTTATCCCAATCGATGTTCGTGTGATTGCCGCGGCCAACAAAGATATGGCAAGTGCTACACTTAACGGTTCATTTCGTGAAGATCTTTATTTCAGGATCAGCGCGCTGAGCATTAAATTGCCACCGCTACGTGAGCGATCTATGGATATTCCCTTATTGCTGAAGCATTTCATGCAAGATGCCGAGGCAAAATATAAACTGTCGCCACTCACTGTTCCCAACAGCTACTTGAACCTTCTGGTCAACCACCCATGGCCTGGGAATATCAGGCAGTTGAAAAATTTCTCAGAAAGATTGGTATTGCTTAGTGATGCAAAATTCAACCCGGCTCTTTTCGATGAGCTTTTTGAGGAATTGGAGGAGTATTACCAAAAATCCAGGCCAGTCATTAGAGCAAGGAATATCGAGACTGATCCATCTGAAGACTTTAAAGAGAAAATTATCAACCAGCGGAACAGGACTGAAACCGATATCATCATGGCGGCATTGGAAGAATCTCGCTACAACCGGAATGAAACCGCAAAAATTCTTGGCATCAGTCGTGGGACGTTATGGCGAAAAATGAAAAATCTTGGCCTCCTGGAGAAGGAGAACTCGCGGGGTTAA
- a CDS encoding tripartite tricarboxylate transporter permease: MLESITDGFLMIMHWQNMLAIVLGLYMGCIIGALPGLSPSMAIALAAPFTFGLPPVTALSFLLGVYKGGVYGGSLSAILLAAPGTPEAAATIYDGFPLAKSGRARQALDAALYASISGDLIGTIILITAAPFVAHYALKIGPVEMVPMIMLALAVIITTLGHEKIKGFLAAAIGGMVALIGIDPIEGSTRFVFGNFELSDGISLIPFLVGLFAMPEVISVIIGSLRKNKQDKGPRKTNEEIEVQGERLTLREVLPYWKTIVRSAIIGSGIGALPGLGSTAAAFTCYGLAKKASKHPELFGKGSIEGVLAAETGNNGTCGPALIPLITLGIPGSSTTAVLFGALLIYGIVPGPKIFIEHGAVVYAIFIGLIIGGLLLYPVALSIIKYASKGIYKINQGLLFSGIFLLCFTGSYAIRNSMLDVYCMAFAGVLAIVMRYFALPLGPTLIAFILTPILESSFRQSLMISGNNLSVFFSTGIAVFLWAIMIFIVLYGPIRVFLKNRQAKLALTTSPKSDI, encoded by the coding sequence ATGCTTGAGAGTATTACCGACGGATTCTTGATGATTATGCATTGGCAAAATATGCTTGCCATTGTCCTAGGACTTTACATGGGGTGCATAATTGGCGCACTGCCAGGACTTTCCCCTTCTATGGCAATTGCACTGGCTGCGCCCTTTACGTTTGGCCTACCACCAGTGACAGCTTTGTCATTTTTGCTCGGAGTCTACAAGGGTGGTGTGTATGGCGGTTCGCTTAGCGCGATTCTGCTCGCAGCCCCAGGAACGCCCGAGGCAGCAGCAACAATTTACGACGGCTTCCCCCTGGCCAAATCAGGCCGAGCACGACAAGCCCTGGATGCTGCACTGTATGCGTCTATATCCGGAGACCTCATCGGCACCATAATCCTGATCACTGCGGCACCTTTTGTGGCCCACTATGCACTCAAGATTGGACCGGTCGAGATGGTACCGATGATTATGTTGGCGCTGGCCGTCATTATCACCACCCTGGGTCACGAAAAGATTAAGGGGTTTCTTGCGGCAGCCATTGGTGGGATGGTGGCACTGATCGGAATCGACCCGATAGAAGGAAGCACAAGGTTTGTTTTTGGAAACTTCGAGCTTAGCGATGGCATTTCACTGATTCCATTTTTGGTGGGCCTTTTTGCCATGCCCGAGGTTATCTCTGTCATTATTGGATCTCTCCGCAAGAACAAACAGGACAAAGGACCCCGAAAAACCAATGAAGAGATCGAGGTGCAGGGAGAACGGTTGACCCTACGCGAGGTTCTCCCCTACTGGAAAACAATCGTGCGGAGCGCCATTATTGGTAGCGGCATTGGCGCATTACCTGGCCTCGGGTCAACGGCCGCAGCATTTACCTGCTATGGGCTGGCAAAAAAAGCATCAAAGCATCCTGAGCTGTTTGGCAAGGGAAGTATTGAAGGGGTTCTGGCGGCGGAAACCGGAAATAATGGTACATGCGGCCCAGCCCTAATTCCGCTAATAACACTTGGGATTCCGGGGAGTTCAACAACGGCCGTGCTGTTTGGAGCACTATTAATTTACGGCATAGTGCCGGGACCCAAAATATTTATCGAGCATGGAGCAGTTGTCTATGCAATCTTCATAGGTCTGATCATTGGTGGACTGCTGTTATATCCAGTGGCATTGTCGATTATCAAATACGCCTCCAAAGGCATTTACAAAATCAATCAGGGACTACTTTTTTCCGGAATTTTCCTGCTGTGCTTTACAGGATCCTATGCCATCCGCAACAGTATGCTCGACGTCTATTGCATGGCGTTTGCAGGGGTACTCGCCATCGTAATGCGTTACTTTGCCCTTCCGCTAGGACCAACCCTGATCGCTTTTATCCTTACGCCAATTCTCGAAAGTTCATTTCGGCAAAGTCTCATGATCTCTGGGAATAATCTTTCGGTTTTCTTCTCTACAGGCATCGCTGTATTTCTCTGGGCCATCATGATTTTCATCGTTTTATACGGTCCGATCAGAGTCTTTCTGAAAAACAGGCAGGCAAAATTGGCGTTAACCACGTCCCCCAAAAGCGACATATAA
- a CDS encoding tripartite tricarboxylate transporter substrate binding protein yields MFKQRIVRNCVFWVSLLVFLTGGGAMAHADNFPSKPIKIYFGYKAGGSAHTSLQAMARALETILDTPIVLIEKSGAGATIAGGHVAHAKPDGYTLGLIKSTTITTAPHELELSYSPADDLTHLFAYAGPPSAFTVKADAQWKTWQEFIAYAKAAPGQVSWTATAVTGTQFLLMQYIGKLEGIDWHGVPAKGGSEAMKLVLGGQVAGYASSGSHVSHINSGSARALLDFGTKSSLPGTPTIEEVGYKGLAIKGEPYIIVAPKGLPKEISEKLITAMLKATQAPEYMNVIKKLNMQPMNLYGEDLEKTLSEGSGLVNMLLASAKK; encoded by the coding sequence ATGTTCAAACAGAGAATCGTACGAAATTGCGTGTTTTGGGTTAGCCTTCTAGTTTTTTTAACAGGCGGTGGAGCTATGGCCCATGCCGATAACTTCCCGTCAAAGCCAATAAAAATTTACTTTGGCTACAAAGCTGGCGGATCAGCACATACATCCCTACAGGCAATGGCGCGTGCGCTCGAGACCATACTCGACACTCCTATTGTTCTAATAGAGAAGTCAGGAGCCGGAGCGACGATTGCCGGCGGACACGTTGCCCATGCAAAGCCTGACGGCTACACTTTAGGGCTGATAAAATCAACGACCATCACTACTGCGCCGCACGAACTCGAATTATCCTACTCACCGGCAGATGACCTGACTCACTTGTTTGCATATGCCGGTCCTCCTTCCGCCTTTACAGTAAAGGCCGATGCACAATGGAAAACCTGGCAAGAATTTATTGCTTACGCCAAGGCGGCCCCCGGACAAGTATCGTGGACTGCAACTGCCGTAACGGGAACTCAGTTTCTATTAATGCAATATATTGGCAAGCTTGAAGGAATTGACTGGCATGGCGTCCCAGCTAAAGGGGGGAGTGAGGCAATGAAACTCGTTCTGGGAGGACAGGTTGCAGGATATGCCTCGTCCGGCAGCCATGTCTCCCACATAAACTCCGGTTCCGCAAGAGCCCTCCTTGACTTTGGCACCAAAAGTTCCCTGCCAGGGACCCCAACAATTGAAGAGGTTGGCTATAAAGGGCTTGCCATCAAAGGAGAGCCCTACATAATCGTTGCCCCAAAAGGGCTGCCAAAGGAGATCTCCGAGAAACTCATAACAGCAATGCTGAAAGCAACGCAGGCTCCTGAATATATGAATGTCATTAAGAAGCTGAACATGCAGCCAATGAACCTTTATGGCGAGGACCTAGAAAAGACCCTAAGCGAAGGAAGCGGCCTGGTGAACATGCTACTTGCCTCCGCGAAAAAATAA
- a CDS encoding tripartite tricarboxylate transporter TctB family protein, whose product MRHQEHKGPSEIIAALLFTMIGIGLILKIIPDQVASGSGTIPNARTFPYVAACAFTLLSALWTIRAGWRLSKHQQADKDHGLLLGLIVSMSIVALTALIDWSGYLLGGTISVLTVFVTVEGMRKWPRKVAISIVLVALFALFFENVLNIEIPVGILGFSIL is encoded by the coding sequence ATGAGACACCAGGAACATAAAGGGCCTTCCGAAATCATTGCTGCACTTCTCTTTACAATGATTGGCATTGGGTTGATTTTAAAAATCATCCCGGACCAGGTCGCTTCAGGAAGCGGAACCATACCGAATGCCAGAACTTTTCCCTATGTGGCGGCATGTGCTTTCACCCTTTTGTCAGCCCTTTGGACGATCAGGGCAGGGTGGCGCCTAAGCAAACATCAGCAGGCAGACAAGGACCACGGGCTACTGCTTGGCTTAATCGTCAGTATGAGTATCGTTGCATTGACGGCACTCATTGACTGGAGTGGTTACCTACTCGGGGGAACCATATCTGTTTTGACTGTCTTCGTCACAGTTGAGGGAATGCGAAAATGGCCGCGCAAGGTGGCAATATCAATTGTCCTGGTAGCACTATTTGCACTGTTTTTTGAAAATGTATTAAATATCGAAATTCCTGTTGGGATATTGGGATTCTCTATATTATGA